A single region of the Labeo rohita strain BAU-BD-2019 chromosome 3, IGBB_LRoh.1.0, whole genome shotgun sequence genome encodes:
- the ptger1b gene encoding prostaglandin E receptor 1b (subtype EP1), with product MLVSHCCNSSALDADKAPSNQTLRMPGMAPVPCMENLNTTTTSPTAAGLSMTLGIVSNIIALIILAKAYARMRRRSKATFLLFASSLVTTDLAGHVIPGTLVLRLYTPGNAGGLCNQPDGTCHFLGGSMVFFGLCPLFLGCVMAVERCMGVTQPLLHARMVCTAHTKMVVVMIWLLALSVALLPFFHLGTYTYQFPWTWCFIKVLDNTSITDLIFVLLFSGLGLAALAVALVCNTISGVTLVIARLRKKKCQRRSAKSHDIEMVVQLVGIMVTSCICWSPLLIFGLMSVIRSYSGSMEDDLDTYRTLMVTGVRLASWNQILDPWVYILLRRAVLRKIYRITTGRSDLRGSTFRRWEISSFQNSIKRALNRN from the exons ATGTTAGTCAGCCATTGCTGCAACAGTTCAGCCCTGGATGCGGATAAAGCACCCAGCAATCAGACCCTGCGGATGCCTGGAATGGCACCGGTGCCCTGCATGGAAAACCTAAACACCACCACTACCAGCCCCACAGCAGCGGGCCTGTCCATGACCCTGGGTATTGTGTCCAACATAATAGCACTGATCATCCTGGCTAAAGCATACGCTCGTATGCGGAGGCGCTCAAAAGCCACATTCCTGCTGTTTGCCAGTTCTCTGGTGACTACGGACCTTGCCGGCCATGTTATTCCAGGCACTCTGGTTCTGCGACTCTACACGCCTGGCAACGCCGGAGGACTTTGTAACCAACCTGACGGCACCTGCCATTTCCTGGGTGGCAGCATGGTGTTCTTCGGCCTGTGCCCGCTGTTTCTCGGGTGCGTCATGGCGGTGGAGCGGTGCATGGGAGTGACGCAACCTCTCCTGCATGCCCGCATGGTTTGCACGGCCCACACCAAGATGGTGGTGGTGATGATATGGCTTTTGGCTTTATCTGTAGCACTGCTGCCCTTCTTTCACCTGGGCACATACACCTACCAGTTCCCATGGACCTGGTGCTTCATTAAGGTGTTAGACAATACCAGTATCACAGACTTGATATTTGTGCTGCTGTTTTCTGGACTGGGACTGGCCGCACTGGCCGTGGCATTGGTCTGCAATACCATCAGTGGGGTGACACTGGTCATCGCCCGTCTGCGCAAGAAGAAGTGCCAGCGCAGATCAGCTAAATCGCATGACATTGAGATGGTGGTACAGCTGGTGGGCATCATGGTCACTTCTTGCATCTGCTGGAGCCCTCTGCTG ATCTTCGGTCTAATGTCAGTCATCCGCTCTTACAGCGGCTCTATGGAGGATGATCTGGACACCTACAGGACTTTAATGGTAACGGGAGTGCGTCTGGCCTCCTGGAACCAGATTCTGGACCCCTGGGTTTATATCCTTCTACGCCGGGCCGTCCTCAGAAAGATCTACCGCATAACCACCGGCCGCAGTGACCTTAGAGGGAGCACATTCCGGAGGTGGGAGATCAGCTCCTTCCAGAACTCAATTAAAAGAGCACTTAATCGGAACTGA